In Sulfitobacter sp. OXR-159, one DNA window encodes the following:
- the leuD gene encoding 3-isopropylmalate dehydratase small subunit yields the protein MEKFTEITGTAAPMPLVNIDTDMIIPKVFLKTIKRSGLGVNLFDEMRYDREGNEIPDFVLNQPQYRDAQILVAGDNFGCGSSREHAPWAIKDFGIRCVIAPSFADIFHNNCFKNGILPIVLPQEQVDVLMKDAEKGSNARMTIDLEGQTVTTSDGEKFPFEVDAFKKHCLLNGLDDIGLTLEKGTAIDTYEDSLNQSRPWV from the coding sequence ATGGAAAAGTTTACAGAAATCACCGGCACCGCGGCTCCCATGCCGCTGGTGAACATCGACACCGACATGATCATCCCCAAGGTCTTTCTCAAAACGATCAAACGCTCCGGCCTTGGCGTGAACCTGTTCGACGAAATGCGCTATGACCGCGAAGGCAACGAAATCCCCGATTTCGTGCTGAACCAACCGCAATACCGCGACGCGCAAATCCTCGTCGCAGGCGACAACTTTGGCTGCGGCTCTTCGCGCGAACACGCGCCTTGGGCGATCAAGGATTTCGGCATCCGCTGTGTCATCGCGCCCAGCTTTGCGGACATCTTTCACAACAACTGCTTCAAGAACGGCATCCTGCCCATCGTCCTTCCGCAAGAGCAGGTCGATGTGCTGATGAAGGACGCCGAAAAAGGCTCAAACGCGCGGATGACCATTGATTTGGAAGGCCAGACTGTCACCACTTCGGACGGTGAGAAGTTCCCCTTCGAAGTCGATGCCTTCAAAAAGCACTGCCTGCTCAACGGTCTGGACGACATTGGCCTGACGCTTGAAAAGGGCACGGCGATCGACACCTATGAGGATTCGCTCAACCAGAGCCGTCCTTGGGTCTAA
- a CDS encoding L,D-transpeptidase, with protein sequence MLTRRHFIQTTTALFSGAIATPLMARTRPSEAEKAAWDARITPTGFDPATSNPWGVHPRFLPQRVVANDNLRVGDVHVDAVARYVYHIEEGGTAMRYGVAIARGNLYEPGTYTIKRKVEWPHWTPTQNMIKRDPELYAGLEDGVPPGPENPLGSRALYLFEGNRDTYLRIHGTPEPRSIGGRASSGCVRMIMAHINQLYPNVRTGSTAYLYSAEESVVARS encoded by the coding sequence ATGCTGACAAGACGTCATTTCATCCAGACCACCACAGCGCTTTTTTCCGGCGCGATTGCCACTCCTTTGATGGCACGCACCCGCCCCAGCGAAGCGGAGAAAGCCGCATGGGACGCGCGGATCACCCCGACAGGGTTTGACCCGGCGACCAGCAACCCTTGGGGCGTCCACCCGCGTTTCCTGCCTCAGCGGGTTGTGGCGAACGACAATCTGCGCGTCGGTGATGTCCACGTTGATGCCGTGGCGCGCTATGTCTACCATATCGAAGAAGGCGGCACCGCGATGCGCTATGGCGTGGCGATTGCGCGCGGCAACCTTTATGAGCCGGGCACCTATACGATCAAGCGCAAGGTGGAATGGCCGCATTGGACCCCCACTCAAAACATGATCAAGCGCGATCCCGAGCTTTACGCGGGCCTCGAAGACGGCGTGCCCCCCGGCCCTGAGAACCCCCTCGGTTCGCGGGCGCTTTATCTATTCGAAGGCAACCGTGACACCTATCTGCGCATCCACGGCACACCCGAGCCGCGCAGCATTGGTGGGCGGGCCAGCTCTGGCTGTGTGCGGATGATTATGGCGCATATTAACCAACTCTACCCGAATGTGCGGACCGGCTCGACGGCCTATCTCTATTCGGCAGAAGAAAGCGTCGTCGCGCGCAGCTAA
- a CDS encoding DUF2945 domain-containing protein yields the protein MTYQTGTKVEWDWGNGTGTGKIVKKYTQKITLKLQGSEVTRKASDDEPAYKIEQDDGSEVLKSGSELRKAD from the coding sequence ATGACGTACCAAACCGGCACGAAAGTGGAATGGGACTGGGGCAATGGCACCGGGACCGGCAAGATCGTCAAGAAATACACGCAGAAGATCACGCTGAAGCTGCAGGGCAGCGAGGTGACCCGCAAAGCGAGTGATGACGAACCGGCTTATAAGATAGAACAGGACGACGGCAGCGAAGTGCTGAAGTCTGGCAGCGAGTTGCGCAAGGCCGACTGA
- the leuC gene encoding 3-isopropylmalate dehydratase large subunit, which produces MSPKTLYDKIWDAHVVHEADDGTCLLYIDRHLVHEVTSPQAFEGLRMSGRTVRAPDKTIAVPDHNVPTTEGREDPAAMTEDSRIQVSALDKNAREFGVHYYPVSDVRQGIVHIVGPEQGWTLPGMTVVCGDSHTATHGAFGALAHGIGTSEVEHVLATQTLIQRKGKNMKVEITGKLRPGVTAKDITLSVIGTTGTAGGTGYVIEYCGEAIRDLSMEGRMTVCNMAIEGGARAGLIAPDEKTFEYCKGRPHAPKGAQWEAAMDWWKTLYSDDDAHFDKVVTLKGEDIAPVVTWGTSPEDVLPITSVVPAPEDFKGGKVDAVKRALEYMDLKPGQKLTDIQIDTVFIGSCTNGRIEDLRAAAAVLKGKKIKDGLRAMVVPGSGLVRAQAEEEGLADIFREAGFEWRLAGCSMCLAMNPDQLAPGERCAATSNRNFEGRQGYKGRTHLVSPGMAAAAALTGHLTDVRELA; this is translated from the coding sequence ATGTCCCCCAAGACGCTTTACGATAAAATCTGGGACGCCCATGTCGTCCACGAAGCCGATGACGGCACTTGCTTGCTTTATATCGATCGTCACCTCGTCCACGAAGTGACCAGCCCGCAGGCCTTTGAAGGGCTGCGCATGTCGGGCCGCACCGTGCGCGCGCCGGACAAGACCATCGCCGTGCCGGATCACAACGTGCCAACCACCGAAGGCCGCGAAGACCCCGCCGCGATGACCGAAGACAGCCGCATTCAGGTCTCTGCGTTGGATAAGAACGCGCGCGAGTTCGGCGTGCACTACTACCCCGTCTCGGACGTGCGCCAAGGCATCGTGCATATCGTCGGCCCCGAGCAGGGCTGGACCCTGCCCGGCATGACCGTCGTCTGCGGCGACAGCCACACCGCGACCCACGGCGCTTTCGGCGCGCTGGCCCACGGCATCGGCACCTCCGAGGTTGAGCACGTTCTCGCCACCCAGACGCTGATCCAGCGCAAGGGCAAGAACATGAAGGTCGAGATCACCGGCAAGCTGCGGCCCGGCGTCACGGCCAAGGACATCACCCTTTCCGTCATCGGCACCACCGGCACCGCGGGCGGCACCGGCTATGTCATCGAATATTGCGGCGAAGCGATCCGCGACCTGTCGATGGAAGGCCGCATGACCGTCTGCAACATGGCGATCGAAGGCGGCGCGCGCGCGGGCCTTATCGCACCTGACGAAAAGACTTTTGAGTATTGCAAAGGCCGCCCCCACGCTCCGAAAGGCGCACAATGGGAAGCGGCGATGGACTGGTGGAAAACGCTCTACTCCGACGACGACGCCCACTTCGACAAGGTCGTCACGCTCAAGGGCGAAGACATCGCACCAGTCGTTACATGGGGCACCTCGCCCGAAGACGTGCTGCCGATCACTTCGGTCGTCCCTGCGCCTGAGGACTTCAAAGGCGGCAAGGTTGATGCGGTGAAACGTGCGCTGGAATATATGGATCTGAAGCCCGGCCAAAAACTGACCGACATCCAGATCGACACCGTCTTTATCGGCTCCTGCACCAATGGCCGCATCGAAGACCTGCGCGCCGCCGCTGCGGTGCTGAAGGGCAAGAAGATCAAGGACGGGCTGCGCGCCATGGTCGTGCCCGGCTCGGGCCTTGTGCGCGCACAGGCCGAGGAAGAAGGACTGGCGGACATCTTCCGCGAGGCCGGTTTCGAATGGCGTCTTGCAGGCTGCTCGATGTGTCTGGCGATGAACCCCGACCAGCTTGCCCCCGGCGAACGCTGCGCGGCCACATCGAACCGGAACTTTGAGGGGCGTCAGGGCTATAAAGGGCGCACGCATCTCGTATCGCCCGGCATGGCCGCGGCGGCTGCTCTCACCGGTCATTTGACCGACGTGCGCGAATTGGCGTGA
- the queD gene encoding 6-carboxytetrahydropterin synthase QueD, with translation MFRIRKEFHFSASHQLTHLPDDHQCARLHGHNYIVVVELAAETLNADGFVRDYHDLKPLKTYIDDHFDHRHLNDVLDGPSTAENMAKHFHDWCAARWPETCAVLVSETPKTWAEYRP, from the coding sequence ATGTTCCGTATTCGCAAGGAATTCCACTTCTCCGCCAGCCACCAGTTGACCCACCTGCCCGACGACCACCAATGCGCGCGGCTGCATGGGCACAACTATATCGTCGTGGTCGAACTGGCCGCCGAGACGCTCAATGCCGACGGTTTCGTGCGCGATTATCACGACCTGAAGCCGCTCAAGACCTATATCGACGATCACTTTGACCACCGGCATCTGAACGATGTTCTCGACGGCCCCTCCACGGCCGAGAACATGGCAAAGCACTTCCACGATTGGTGCGCAGCGCGTTGGCCGGAAACCTGCGCGGTGCTGGTCAGCGAGACCCCCAAGACATGGGCGGAATACCGGCCATGA
- the queC gene encoding 7-cyano-7-deazaguanine synthase QueC, translating to MKTLVICSGGLDSVSLAHITAAEHHLTRLVSFDYGQRHRKEVDFAEAAAKRLGVPFHLIDMRGIGAALSGSALTDDIDVPDGHYAEDTMKITVVPNRNAIMLSIGFGIAAAQGDEAVATAVHGGDHFIYPDCRPGFTRAFDAMQQAALDGYANVRLRTPFVEQSKAEIVRQGARHATPFAETWSCYKGGAVHCGRCGTCVERREAFHLAEVTDPTVYADPDYWTTALATRGEG from the coding sequence ATGAAAACACTTGTCATCTGCTCAGGCGGACTCGATTCCGTGTCGCTTGCGCATATCACCGCCGCTGAGCATCACCTCACCCGGCTTGTCTCTTTTGACTATGGTCAACGCCACCGCAAGGAGGTCGACTTCGCCGAAGCCGCCGCCAAACGGCTTGGCGTGCCGTTCCACCTGATCGACATGCGCGGCATCGGTGCTGCGCTGTCAGGCTCCGCCCTGACCGATGATATCGACGTGCCCGATGGGCATTACGCCGAAGACACGATGAAGATCACCGTCGTGCCAAACCGCAATGCGATCATGCTGTCGATCGGCTTTGGCATCGCGGCAGCGCAAGGCGATGAGGCCGTGGCGACCGCCGTGCATGGTGGCGACCACTTCATTTATCCTGACTGCCGCCCCGGCTTCACCCGCGCCTTCGACGCAATGCAGCAGGCCGCACTCGACGGCTATGCCAATGTGCGCCTGCGCACGCCCTTCGTCGAGCAAAGCAAGGCCGAGATCGTCCGCCAAGGCGCGCGCCATGCCACGCCTTTCGCCGAGACCTGGTCTTGCTACAAAGGCGGCGCGGTCCATTGCGGGCGCTGCGGCACCTGTGTCGAGCGGCGCGAAGCCTTTCATTTGGCCGAGGTCACCGACCCGACGGTCTATGCCGACCCGGACTATTGGACCACGGCCCTCGCCACACGAGGGGAAGGCTGA
- the queE gene encoding 7-carboxy-7-deazaguanine synthase QueE has translation MSLRIAEIFGPTIQGEGALIGEPTVFVRAGGCDYRCSWCDSLHAVDSQYRHSWAPMSTEDIWRRIRKLSKDQPLTVSLSGGNPAIQDFGSLIRMGQAAGYRFACETQGSVARPWFADLDTLVLSPKPPSSGETVDWDAFDACRAFGAQARQQVMKIVIFDEIDYHWAREVHAHHPDIPLYLQPGNPEVDPATPVDPQALADRLGWLTDLAMTDHWFAPRILPQLHVLIWGNKRGV, from the coding sequence ATGAGCCTGCGCATAGCCGAGATTTTCGGCCCCACCATTCAGGGCGAAGGCGCGCTGATCGGGGAGCCGACGGTATTCGTTCGCGCGGGCGGCTGTGACTATCGGTGTAGCTGGTGCGACAGTCTGCACGCCGTCGACAGCCAATACCGCCATAGCTGGGCCCCCATGTCGACCGAGGATATCTGGCGCCGGATCCGCAAACTCTCCAAGGATCAACCGCTGACCGTCTCCCTTTCCGGTGGCAACCCGGCAATTCAGGATTTCGGTTCGCTGATCCGGATGGGGCAGGCCGCGGGATACCGTTTCGCCTGCGAGACCCAAGGCTCCGTCGCGCGCCCGTGGTTTGCCGATCTTGATACGCTGGTGCTCTCTCCCAAACCGCCCTCAAGCGGTGAGACTGTCGATTGGGATGCCTTCGACGCTTGCCGGGCCTTCGGCGCTCAGGCGCGCCAACAGGTGATGAAGATCGTGATCTTCGATGAGATCGACTACCACTGGGCCCGCGAAGTGCATGCGCATCACCCCGATATCCCGCTCTACCTCCAGCCCGGCAATCCCGAGGTTGACCCCGCCACGCCCGTTGACCCGCAGGCGCTGGCCGACCGTCTGGGTTGGCTGACCGACCTTGCCATGACCGATCACTGGTTCGCCCCCCGCATCCTGCCGCAGCTTCATGTCCTGATCTGGGGCAACAAGCGCGGCGTCTGA
- a CDS encoding endonuclease/exonuclease/phosphatase family protein: protein MGIPSGQYDYAGHRHGARGRDDPRQTPPRLRRSAYAGRLIRLLLAFFLLTGFAQAEPLRIATFNTELSRKGPGILLRDILRGDDPSIASVVQTIAAADPDIIALQGIDYDLERSALNALADALTAAGAPYPHRFAAPPNAGRQSGADLDADGKRGGPRDAQGYGRFFGQGAMAILTRYPIMTAQLQDFSTLLWRDLPGSLYPIIDGAPFAGTEAHAAQRLSSNSHWSLPVQLPNGPITLLTYHATPPVFDGPEDRNDRRNHDETAFWSHHLAGVIGTPPQDAFILLGDANLDPTRGEGRGDAIARLLAHPTLQDPLPDQSTVDWSQTGPMRVDYILPSRDWQVLDAGLIWPKGEDASRHALVWVDLTR, encoded by the coding sequence ATGGGCATTCCTTCCGGCCAGTATGATTATGCGGGGCATCGCCATGGGGCGCGTGGCCGAGATGATCCACGACAAACGCCGCCGCGCCTACGCCGAAGCGCATATGCAGGCCGCCTGATCAGACTGCTGCTGGCGTTTTTCCTGCTGACTGGTTTCGCACAGGCCGAGCCGCTGCGCATCGCCACCTTCAACACCGAATTGTCACGCAAAGGGCCGGGCATTCTGCTGCGCGACATCCTGCGCGGCGATGACCCAAGCATCGCTTCGGTGGTGCAAACCATCGCCGCCGCCGATCCCGATATCATCGCCCTCCAAGGCATCGACTATGACCTCGAACGCAGCGCCCTCAACGCTCTTGCCGACGCCCTCACCGCTGCCGGTGCGCCCTACCCCCACCGTTTCGCCGCGCCGCCCAATGCAGGCCGTCAAAGCGGTGCGGACCTCGACGCAGACGGCAAACGCGGTGGCCCCCGCGACGCGCAAGGTTACGGCCGTTTCTTTGGCCAAGGCGCGATGGCCATCCTCACGCGCTACCCGATCATGACGGCGCAGCTCCAAGACTTCAGCACCCTCCTCTGGCGCGACCTCCCCGGATCACTTTACCCGATCATCGACGGCGCCCCCTTCGCCGGAACCGAGGCGCACGCCGCGCAGCGCCTGTCGTCCAACAGCCACTGGTCCCTGCCTGTCCAACTGCCCAACGGCCCCATCACCCTGCTGACATACCACGCCACCCCGCCTGTCTTCGACGGCCCCGAAGACCGCAACGACCGACGCAACCACGATGAAACGGCCTTCTGGTCTCACCACCTTGCCGGAGTGATCGGCACCCCGCCCCAAGATGCTTTCATTCTCCTCGGCGATGCCAACCTTGATCCTACGCGCGGTGAAGGACGCGGTGACGCCATCGCCAGGCTGCTCGCTCACCCCACCTTGCAAGACCCGCTGCCCGACCAATCTACAGTCGACTGGTCGCAAACCGGCCCGATGCGCGTCGACTACATCCTGCCCTCTCGCGACTGGCAGGTGCTCGACGCTGGCCTGATCTGGCCCAAGGGGGAAGACGCCAGCCGCCATGCGCTGGTCTGGGTCGACCTCACCCGCTGA
- a CDS encoding PAS domain S-box protein — protein MLKSSQSVTLDASHYELIEAMTDEVVILDATGEIVAVNMAWKIFCEENGGDAGSHYVGANYFDICKAAVMDSVVQAEIVLDGLRQALRTGAAFEGEYPCDGPGVRRWFQLNANRMTIQGAPCLLLQHRNVTTRRMAHDDIERAHVRAETFAALVATTGEAILTYDMDGRIISWNPAAERLYGYTEEEALGRSVELLYPPDWPTRVLEYRDQIMAGKLRQFDAVRVAKDGTERHVTIACTPIRTLSGDIVSISNIHHDVTATRKAEEVRDLVSREVIHRAKNMLSLVTAMQRQTASSAASLAEFNKSFGDRIQALARSTDLLVDGGWSSVDLAQLVRAQLDPFLHLQGKGVDVAGPTVALGPQALQLIGMALHELATNSTKYGVMSGGGGDIRCHWSHTEQGGLRFQWVETGITFDPSAKKASGFGSKVLSVLAPAMVDGSADTVTSEDALTWTVTIPAAHLGKVT, from the coding sequence ATGTTGAAAAGCAGCCAAAGCGTCACGCTTGACGCCAGCCATTATGAATTGATCGAGGCGATGACCGACGAAGTGGTCATCCTTGACGCCACCGGCGAGATTGTCGCGGTAAATATGGCGTGGAAGATCTTTTGCGAAGAGAACGGCGGGGACGCCGGGTCGCATTATGTCGGGGCCAATTACTTTGACATCTGCAAAGCGGCGGTGATGGATTCCGTGGTGCAGGCGGAAATCGTTTTGGACGGGCTGCGACAGGCATTAAGAACCGGTGCCGCCTTTGAGGGGGAATACCCCTGTGATGGGCCGGGCGTGCGGCGCTGGTTTCAACTGAACGCCAACCGCATGACAATCCAAGGCGCGCCCTGCCTGCTGTTGCAGCACCGCAATGTCACCACGCGCCGCATGGCCCATGACGATATCGAGCGTGCCCATGTGCGTGCTGAAACCTTTGCCGCCCTCGTCGCCACCACGGGCGAAGCGATCCTGACCTATGATATGGATGGCCGTATCATCAGCTGGAACCCCGCCGCCGAGCGGCTTTATGGCTATACCGAAGAGGAGGCATTGGGCCGGTCGGTCGAGCTTTTGTATCCGCCGGATTGGCCGACACGGGTGCTTGAATATCGCGATCAGATTATGGCGGGTAAGCTGCGCCAGTTCGATGCGGTGCGGGTCGCCAAGGACGGCACCGAGCGGCATGTCACAATCGCCTGCACGCCCATCCGGACGCTGTCGGGGGATATCGTTTCGATCTCGAACATCCACCACGATGTGACCGCGACGCGCAAAGCCGAAGAGGTGCGCGATCTTGTCTCGCGGGAGGTCATCCACCGCGCCAAGAACATGCTGTCTTTGGTGACGGCGATGCAGCGGCAAACGGCGAGTTCGGCGGCCTCTCTGGCGGAGTTCAATAAATCCTTCGGGGACCGTATTCAGGCGCTGGCCCGTTCAACCGATTTGCTGGTCGATGGTGGATGGTCCTCCGTGGACCTTGCTCAGCTGGTCCGGGCGCAATTGGACCCCTTCTTGCATCTGCAAGGCAAGGGGGTGGATGTGGCAGGCCCCACCGTCGCTTTGGGGCCGCAGGCATTGCAGCTGATCGGCATGGCGCTGCACGAACTGGCGACGAATTCTACCAAATACGGTGTGATGAGTGGCGGGGGCGGCGATATCCGGTGCCATTGGTCGCACACCGAACAGGGCGGTCTGCGCTTCCAGTGGGTCGAGACCGGCATCACATTTGATCCCTCCGCCAAAAAAGCGTCCGGCTTTGGCAGCAAGGTGCTTTCCGTATTGGCCCCCGCCATGGTCGATGGCTCAGCGGATACGGTGACCAGTGAAGACGCGCTGACCTGGACCGTGACGATCCCCGCCGCGCATCTTGGCAAGGTGACCTGA
- a CDS encoding AAA family ATPase, translated as MSEFIVEAYRDAAANTASKVYPLVRAAKLKADFARVFSAHLGHLIGGGRFETEGLLVTGPSGTGKTTEIGALICQFNADKIVLPDGSGARFAECVLKGIGTWKDLGKATAAAIGYPVSSKARLTQSENWDIVVREAKLAGVIGIHFDEAQHIFREKSDADRFAVLDFFKTLMKSHDWPLMLIFSGVPDLNDYIEMEPQLHRMLHRIRFNDINIPDDYRTIHEIVGSYALRAETNVDPDLMSQDFFDRLVAASAYRWGLLIEVTEGAVGEAAVTVANTLMRDHFTDWWVGKTEVSRVATPFTHSGYKTLYRKDHPFKKALAD; from the coding sequence ATGAGCGAGTTCATCGTCGAGGCGTATCGGGATGCTGCCGCCAATACGGCCAGCAAGGTATATCCCTTGGTACGTGCTGCAAAACTGAAGGCTGACTTCGCCCGGGTCTTCAGCGCTCATTTGGGGCATTTGATCGGTGGGGGGCGCTTCGAAACTGAAGGGCTTCTCGTGACCGGACCTTCCGGCACTGGTAAGACCACTGAAATCGGTGCGCTGATCTGCCAGTTCAACGCGGACAAGATCGTGCTTCCCGACGGGTCGGGTGCGCGTTTCGCGGAGTGCGTTTTGAAGGGAATTGGGACCTGGAAAGATCTCGGTAAGGCAACCGCCGCTGCCATTGGCTATCCTGTGAGCTCTAAGGCAAGACTGACGCAGAGTGAAAACTGGGATATTGTCGTTCGGGAAGCCAAGCTCGCCGGTGTCATCGGCATTCATTTTGATGAAGCACAGCATATCTTTCGCGAGAAGAGTGATGCAGACCGGTTCGCGGTTCTCGACTTCTTCAAGACTTTGATGAAATCTCATGACTGGCCCTTGATGCTGATCTTTTCAGGTGTTCCGGACTTGAACGACTACATCGAGATGGAGCCTCAGCTCCATCGGATGCTTCACCGCATTCGTTTCAACGATATCAATATCCCGGACGACTACCGGACCATTCATGAAATCGTGGGCAGCTACGCACTTAGGGCGGAAACGAACGTTGACCCTGACCTAATGTCGCAGGACTTTTTCGACCGCTTGGTCGCAGCTTCGGCTTATCGATGGGGGCTCTTAATAGAGGTAACAGAAGGTGCGGTCGGGGAAGCGGCGGTCACCGTAGCGAACACCCTGATGCGGGATCATTTTACGGATTGGTGGGTAGGAAAAACCGAGGTCTCAAGGGTGGCAACTCCGTTCACCCACAGTGGTTACAAGACGCTGTACCGGAAAGATCATCCCTTCAAGAAGGCCCTTGCCGACTAG
- the leuB gene encoding 3-isopropylmalate dehydrogenase → MANPSLLILPGDGIGPEVMAQVTRIIDWFGEKRDLAFDVEHDLVGGAAYDKHGTPLHDDTMARALEVDAVLLGAVGGPKYDDLDFSVKPERGLLRLRKEMDLFSNLRPAQCFDALADFSSLKKDIVAGLDIMIVRELTSGVYFGEPRGIFEEGNERVGINTQRYTESEIERVARSAFELARRRGNKVCSMEKANVMESGILWREVTQRVRDAEYPDVELSHMYADNGAMQLVRAPKQFDVIVTDNLFGDILSDCAAMLTGSLGMLPSASLGAPNVDGRPKALYEPVHGSAPDIAGQGKANPIACILSFAMALRYSFDQGEEAARLEKAVEQALADGARTPDLMGPEGGTPITTEEMGNAILKALDASL, encoded by the coding sequence ATGGCCAACCCATCCTTGCTCATCCTCCCCGGCGACGGCATCGGCCCCGAGGTTATGGCGCAGGTCACGCGCATCATCGATTGGTTCGGCGAAAAGCGCGATCTGGCCTTCGACGTAGAGCATGATCTGGTCGGCGGTGCCGCCTATGACAAACACGGCACACCCCTGCACGACGACACGATGGCACGCGCCCTCGAAGTCGACGCGGTGCTTCTGGGCGCCGTCGGCGGCCCGAAATACGACGATCTCGATTTCTCCGTGAAACCCGAGCGCGGCCTCTTGCGCCTGCGCAAAGAGATGGACCTCTTCTCCAACCTGCGCCCGGCGCAATGCTTTGACGCGCTGGCCGATTTCTCCTCGCTGAAAAAAGACATCGTCGCGGGCCTCGACATCATGATCGTGCGCGAGCTGACCTCCGGCGTCTACTTCGGTGAACCGCGCGGCATCTTCGAGGAAGGCAACGAGCGCGTCGGCATCAACACGCAGCGCTACACCGAAAGCGAGATCGAACGCGTCGCCCGCTCCGCCTTTGAACTCGCCCGCCGCCGCGGCAACAAAGTCTGCTCCATGGAAAAAGCCAATGTCATGGAAAGCGGCATCCTGTGGCGCGAAGTCACCCAACGGGTGCGCGATGCCGAATACCCCGATGTCGAACTCAGCCATATGTACGCCGACAACGGCGCCATGCAACTGGTCCGGGCCCCCAAACAATTCGACGTCATCGTCACCGATAACCTCTTCGGCGACATCCTCAGCGACTGCGCCGCCATGCTCACGGGCAGCCTCGGCATGCTGCCCTCCGCCAGCCTCGGCGCGCCCAATGTCGATGGCCGGCCCAAAGCCCTCTACGAGCCCGTCCACGGCTCCGCCCCCGACATCGCGGGCCAAGGCAAAGCCAACCCGATCGCCTGTATCCTCAGCTTCGCCATGGCGCTGCGCTATTCCTTCGACCAAGGCGAAGAAGCCGCGCGCCTGGAAAAAGCCGTCGAACAGGCACTGGCCGACGGCGCCCGCACCCCCGATCTGATGGGCCCCGAAGGCGGCACCCCCATCACGACCGAGGAAATGGGCAACGCGATCCTCAAAGCGCTCGACGCGAGCCTCTAA
- the queF gene encoding preQ(1) synthase produces MSEDIYSNLKQLGGETRIPASPEEAELERVPNPQADVAYNVRFTAPEFTSLCPMTGQPDFAHLVIDYVPGPWLVESKSLKLFLTSFRNHGAFHEDCTVSIARRLADFLDPQWLRIGGYWYPRGGIPIDVFWQTGPLPEGVWIPDQGVPPYRGRG; encoded by the coding sequence ATGTCCGAAGACATCTACAGCAATCTCAAGCAACTTGGCGGTGAGACCCGCATTCCCGCCAGCCCCGAAGAGGCCGAGTTGGAGCGGGTGCCGAACCCGCAGGCCGATGTCGCCTATAACGTGCGTTTCACCGCGCCCGAGTTCACCTCGCTCTGTCCGATGACCGGCCAGCCGGACTTTGCCCACCTGGTGATCGACTATGTGCCCGGCCCGTGGCTGGTGGAATCCAAATCGCTCAAACTCTTCCTGACCTCGTTCCGCAATCACGGCGCTTTCCATGAGGATTGCACGGTCTCCATTGCGCGCCGCTTGGCCGATTTCCTTGATCCGCAATGGCTGCGGATCGGCGGCTATTGGTATCCGCGCGGCGGCATTCCCATCGATGTGTTCTGGCAGACCGGCCCCCTGCCCGAAGGCGTCTGGATCCCCGATCAGGGCGTGCCGCCCTACCGGGGCCGTGGCTGA
- a CDS encoding glutaredoxin: MAEGQDKTAKLYRMVMEQHLCPFGLKSKDLLERQGYLVEDHHLTTREETDAFMAKEGVETTPQTFIDGERIGGYDDLRVHFGLDKPKEEQSDTSYQPVIAIFGVAFLMALGLSWYAFDSIFTLRAFEWFISISMCFLAVQKLQDIESFSTMFLNYDLLAQRWVPYGKVYPFGEALAGILMTAGALTWLSAPVAIVIGAIGAVSVIKAVYVDKRELKCACVGGSSNVPLGFVSLTENVMMLGMGIWMLIKVYG, from the coding sequence ATGGCCGAAGGACAGGACAAGACCGCAAAGCTTTACCGCATGGTGATGGAGCAGCACCTCTGTCCCTTTGGGTTGAAGTCTAAAGACCTGCTGGAGCGGCAGGGCTATCTCGTCGAAGATCACCACCTGACGACGCGCGAAGAGACCGACGCCTTCATGGCGAAAGAAGGTGTGGAAACCACGCCACAGACCTTCATCGACGGTGAGCGGATAGGCGGCTATGACGATCTGCGTGTGCATTTCGGTCTGGACAAGCCCAAAGAAGAGCAGTCGGACACCAGCTATCAGCCCGTCATCGCTATTTTCGGCGTCGCCTTCTTGATGGCACTGGGCCTTTCTTGGTACGCCTTCGACAGCATCTTCACCCTGCGGGCGTTTGAATGGTTCATCTCGATCTCGATGTGTTTCCTCGCCGTACAGAAGTTGCAGGACATCGAGAGCTTTTCGACGATGTTCCTGAACTACGACCTGCTGGCGCAGCGTTGGGTGCCCTATGGCAAGGTCTACCCCTTTGGCGAGGCGCTGGCCGGTATCTTGATGACAGCCGGTGCGCTGACATGGCTGTCGGCCCCCGTCGCGATTGTCATCGGCGCGATCGGCGCGGTGTCGGTGATCAAGGCGGTCTATGTCGACAAACGCGAGTTGAAATGCGCCTGTGTGGGCGGTTCAAGTAATGTGCCGCTTGGGTTCGTCTCGCTCACCGAGAACGTCATGATGCTGGGCATGGGGATTTGGATGTTGATCAAGGTCTACGGCTAA